A window from Zingiber officinale cultivar Zhangliang chromosome 7A, Zo_v1.1, whole genome shotgun sequence encodes these proteins:
- the LOC122001113 gene encoding uncharacterized protein LOC122001113, whose amino-acid sequence MASRLQQLQSRAVEVSKFVSKHGCAYYKDLLEKNKQYIVQPPTIEKCQELSKQLFYTRLASIPGRCESFWKEFDAVKHIWRNRNDLKIEDAGIAALFGLELYAWFCVGEIVGRGCTFTGYYV is encoded by the exons atggcGTCGAGACTACAGCAGCTTCAATCTAGGGCTGTGGAAGTGTCTAAGTTCGTGTCTAAGCACGGATGCGCTTACTACAAGGATCTTCTGGAGAAGAACAAGCAGTACATTGTGCAGCCACCCACCATAGAGAAGTGCCAAGAGCTTTCAAAGCAGCTGTTCTACACACGTCTTGCGAG CATCCCTGGTCGTTGTGAGTCATTCTGGAAGGAATTTGATGCAGTGAAACACATTTGGCGGAACCGAAATGATCTCAAAATTGAGGACGCTGGAATTGCAGCACTATTTGGGCTCGAGTTGTATGCATGGTTCTGTGTTGGTGAGATAGTGGGAAGAGGATGTACTTTCACTGGTTACTACGTCTAA